Proteins encoded within one genomic window of Bos mutus isolate GX-2022 chromosome 9, NWIPB_WYAK_1.1, whole genome shotgun sequence:
- the RMND1 gene encoding required for meiotic nuclear division protein 1 homolog isoform X4: MVMSARLLRALAGSRHILSKACQCQRLTHQMLKPLKEFETAARTALTRNQNLDLFFPDAATGGLNKSQILWMNQKISNTNVLPPFNTACCQDGKAHLPTRNSVSTHRKVTHKPNLLGSKWFIKILKRHSSSVSTETVSKQDFPQIKRPLKASRTRQPSRTNLPVLPVKEDLMQCTAFATADEYHLGSLSQDLTSHGYVEVTSLPRDAANILVMGVENSAKEGDPGTIFFFREGAAVFWNVKDQTMKHVMQVLEKHEIQPYEIALVHWENEELNYTKTEGQSKLHRGEIRLNSELDLDDAILEKFAFSNALCLSVKLAIWEASLDKFVESIQSIPEALKAGKKVKLSHEEVMQKMGELFALR; this comes from the exons ATGGTAATGTCAGCCAGACTTCTCAGAGCCCTGGCTGGATCTCGCCATATTTTGTCAAAAGCATGTCAGTGCCAAAGACTTACTCATCAAATGTTAAAACCACTTAAGGAATTTGAGACTGCAGCACGCACAGCCCTGACAAGAAATCAGAACTTGGATTTGTTCTTTCCTGATGCAGCAACTGGTGGTTTGAATAAGTCTCAGATCCTGTGGATGAACCAGAAAATATCAAATACAAATGTACTCCCTCCATTCAACACTGCGTGTTGCCAAGATGGAAAAGCTCACCTTCCAACCAGGAACTCTGTCAGTACTCACAGGAAAGTGACTCACAAACCAAATCTGCTAGGTTCTAAgtggtttataaaaatattaaagagacaTTCCTCATCTGTGTCCACGGAAACAGTTTCTAAACAAGACTTTCCACAAATCAAGAGACCACTGAAAGCTTCAAGGACCAGGCAGCCGTCTAGGACCAATCTTCCAGTTCTGCCTGTGAAGGAG GACCTGATGCAATGCACTGCGTTTGCAACCGCAGATGAGTACCATCTTGGAAGCCTCTCTCAAGATCTGACGTCCCATGGATACGTCGAAGTGACAAGCTTGCCTCGAG ATGCAGCAAACATTCTGGTGATgggtgtggaaaattctgcaaaagAAGGTGATCCTGGTACAATATTCTTCTTCAG GGAAGGAGCTGCTGTGTTCTGGAATGTGAAAGACCAAACT aTGAAGCATGTGATgcaagttctagaaaaacatgaaATTCAGCCCTATGAAATTGCGTTGGTTCACTGGGAAAATGAAGAGCTTAACTACACAAAAACAGA ggGGCAGTCAAAACTTCACAGAGGGGAAATCCGGTTAAATTCAGAGCTGGATTTAGATGATGCCATTCTAGAGAAATTTGCTTTCTCGAATGCCCTTTGCCTCTCAG TGAAACTTGCTATCTGGGAAGCATCACTGGATAAATTTGTTGAATCTATTCAGTCGATTCCAGAG GCTTTAAAAGCTGGGAAGAAAGTGAAACTATCTCATGAAGAAGTTATGCAGAAAATGGGTGAACTCTTTGCCCTAAGGTAA
- the RMND1 gene encoding required for meiotic nuclear division protein 1 homolog isoform X3 has protein sequence MVMSARLLRALAGSRHILSKACQCQRLTHQMLKPLKEFETAARTALTRNQNLDLFFPDAATGGLNKSQILWMNQKISNTNVLPPFNTACCQDGKAHLPTRNSVSTHRKVTHKPNLLGSKWFIKILKRHSSSVSTETVSKQDFPQIKRPLKASRTRQPSRTNLPVLPVKEDLMQCTAFATADEYHLGSLSQDLTSHGYVEVTSLPRDAANILVMGVENSAKEGDPGTIFFFREGAAVFWNVKDQTMKHVMQVLEKHEIQPYEIALVHWENEELNYTKTEGQSKLHRGEIRLNSELDLDDAILEKFAFSNALCLSVKLAIWEASLDKFVESIQSIPEALKAGKKVKLSHEEVMQKMGELFALSKSAYVLFKGI, from the exons ATGGTAATGTCAGCCAGACTTCTCAGAGCCCTGGCTGGATCTCGCCATATTTTGTCAAAAGCATGTCAGTGCCAAAGACTTACTCATCAAATGTTAAAACCACTTAAGGAATTTGAGACTGCAGCACGCACAGCCCTGACAAGAAATCAGAACTTGGATTTGTTCTTTCCTGATGCAGCAACTGGTGGTTTGAATAAGTCTCAGATCCTGTGGATGAACCAGAAAATATCAAATACAAATGTACTCCCTCCATTCAACACTGCGTGTTGCCAAGATGGAAAAGCTCACCTTCCAACCAGGAACTCTGTCAGTACTCACAGGAAAGTGACTCACAAACCAAATCTGCTAGGTTCTAAgtggtttataaaaatattaaagagacaTTCCTCATCTGTGTCCACGGAAACAGTTTCTAAACAAGACTTTCCACAAATCAAGAGACCACTGAAAGCTTCAAGGACCAGGCAGCCGTCTAGGACCAATCTTCCAGTTCTGCCTGTGAAGGAG GACCTGATGCAATGCACTGCGTTTGCAACCGCAGATGAGTACCATCTTGGAAGCCTCTCTCAAGATCTGACGTCCCATGGATACGTCGAAGTGACAAGCTTGCCTCGAG ATGCAGCAAACATTCTGGTGATgggtgtggaaaattctgcaaaagAAGGTGATCCTGGTACAATATTCTTCTTCAG GGAAGGAGCTGCTGTGTTCTGGAATGTGAAAGACCAAACT aTGAAGCATGTGATgcaagttctagaaaaacatgaaATTCAGCCCTATGAAATTGCGTTGGTTCACTGGGAAAATGAAGAGCTTAACTACACAAAAACAGA ggGGCAGTCAAAACTTCACAGAGGGGAAATCCGGTTAAATTCAGAGCTGGATTTAGATGATGCCATTCTAGAGAAATTTGCTTTCTCGAATGCCCTTTGCCTCTCAG TGAAACTTGCTATCTGGGAAGCATCACTGGATAAATTTGTTGAATCTATTCAGTCGATTCCAGAG GCTTTAAAAGCTGGGAAGAAAGTGAAACTATCTCATGAAGAAGTTATGCAGAAAATGGGTGAACTCTTTGCCCTAAG tAAGAGTGCTTATGTGTTATTCAAAGGAATATG a